The sequence CCGCGCGCTGGCCAAGGCCCTTCATAACAATCCAAAAGCCTGTATAAAAGTCGACTGTTCAGAATATAGCGAAGGCCACACCATCTCTAAACTTATTGGAAGTCCTCCGGGTTATATGGGAAGCGACCTCCCCGTGGTTTTAGATAAACAGGAAATCGAAGGGCGCAACTGGAATATTATCTTATTCGACGAAATTGAAAAAGGTCACACTTCACTCCATAATCTTCTTTTGCAAATTATGGATGAAGGCGTTGTCACCTTAAGTCGAAGGACCAAAGGAAATGACGCAAAGGTTAATTTTTCCTCAACCCTGCTGGTCATGACCAGTAACGTCGGATCCAGAAAAGTATCCGAGGTTTTGGAAGACCAATATATCGGGTTTAAAAAAAAGGAGAATTATCAAGCGCTCGCCCAAATGGTTAATCAGGAGGTACAAAAGGAGATTGAAAAACACTTCAGCCCCGAGTTTAGAAACCGGGTCTCGGAGTTTGTCATTTTCCATCCCCTTTCCGAAGACTCTCTTTTAAAAGTGTTAGAAAAGCATCTCAATCAAATCGGCTCTCGTTGCGCGACAAAAGGCTTTGCGCTCCATTTGAGTGATAAGGCAAAGACCTACTTAATCCAAAAGGGAACCAATCTCGAACTGGGAGCCCGGCCCTTGCTTCACCTCGTTGAAAAAGAGGTTGAAGCAAAAATTGCCGAATATTATGCCTTAGGGGAGATTCAGGCGGGAGATTATATCGTAGGGGATTTAGACCATTCTGAAATTGTTTTTAGACGGGCAGAGCGGGTGTCAATCACCGTCAAAGCCGATTTTTCCACTTTAGGAAATAACGATCCTCCGAAGGGCTAATGACCTTTCCTGGAATGAAGGATCCCCTGAATAAAAACCTTTCTAAGTTGATCTTTTAGCTCTTTTTCTTTTAACGAACTCAGATACTTTTCAATAAGAAATAACTCTTCCCGGGAGACCGTCTTATCATTTTGAGGAGACACGGTTTTCTCCTCGACCGCGGTTTCCACGTTCTTTTCTACCGAACCGATTTTAAAAAAAATTTCCCTCACCCAGGGTTCTCCTGCCACTTTATTAATTTTATCCGTCAATTCCTGTTTTAAGTAATTCAGCTGATTCATCCAGGCGGAACTATCAACATATAAGAATAGTTTTTT is a genomic window of Nitrospirota bacterium containing:
- a CDS encoding ATP-dependent Clp protease ATP-binding subunit, which codes for MSNLIPEANIPISITNRAKNPLNHIETTLKEEVIGQDSAIVAILNSLLRASTGFRNADRPIATLFFSGPSGVGKTETVRALAKALHNNPKACIKVDCSEYSEGHTISKLIGSPPGYMGSDLPVVLDKQEIEGRNWNIILFDEIEKGHTSLHNLLLQIMDEGVVTLSRRTKGNDAKVNFSSTLLVMTSNVGSRKVSEVLEDQYIGFKKKENYQALAQMVNQEVQKEIEKHFSPEFRNRVSEFVIFHPLSEDSLLKVLEKHLNQIGSRCATKGFALHLSDKAKTYLIQKGTNLELGARPLLHLVEKEVEAKIAEYYALGEIQAGDYIVGDLDHSEIVFRRAERVSITVKADFSTLGNNDPPKG
- a CDS encoding DUF721 domain-containing protein, with translation MAYLLPITSILKPLLKRYGLEAQMQVYTLIDQWETFVGPQIASHTLPYQLKFKKLFLYVDSSAWMNQLNYLKQELTDKINKVAGEPWVREIFFKIGSVEKNVETAVEEKTVSPQNDKTVSREELFLIEKYLSSLKEKELKDQLRKVFIQGILHSRKGH